A genomic segment from Colletotrichum higginsianum IMI 349063 chromosome 5, whole genome shotgun sequence encodes:
- a CDS encoding Tat pathway signal sequence, protein MADVTTEESKIPFLITGREEKERLLEMSADSPEPPCPRKRRSVTPMCITMSLLVLSNFCFCVALILTARANFTPTPPSWMPPERYTKQTFQFQRVFGEEPNEQSEAAWTRLIPMGKGWVNVTTEDELPYMPGLDKSIPEKKALLSVFHQLHCLYMTRSGFFNARDGHLDKVNTTHLSHCWDYLRQSVMCAGDTTLEWKPANDIGSTGWGYRHTCKDYTSLFIFAEQHRSTDKKEIHSK, encoded by the exons ATGGCGGACGTTACGACAGAGGAATCTAAAATTCCGTTTCTGATCACAGGACGGGAAGAAAAGGAACGCCTTCTTGAAATGTCGGCAGATTCCCCCGAGCCCCCGTGTCCACGCAAGCGTCGATCGGTTACTCCAATGTGCATTACAATGAGCCTTCTCGTCCTGTCGAACTTTTGCTTCTGCGTCGCGTTGATACTTACTGCACGAGCCAACTTTACTCCCACTCCACCGTCGTGGATGCCGCCAGAAAGATATACCAAGCAAACTTTCCAATTCCAGAGAGTTTTTGGCGAGGAGCCCAACGAACAATCAGAAGCAGCGTGGACCAGACTCATACCGA TGGGCAAAGGGTGGGTTAATGTTACAACGGAAGACGAACTGCCATACATGCCTGGATTGGATAAAAGTATACCCGAAAAGAAGGCATTGCTGTCTGTCTTTCACCAACTTCATTGCTTG TATATGACCCGATCCGGTTTCTTTAATGCCCGGGATGGCCATCTTGACAAGGTAAACACAACTCACCTTTCGCACTGCTGGGACTACTTGCGGCAGAGTGTTATGTGCGCTGGCGACACGACTCTGGAATGGAAGCCAGCCAACGACATCGGAAGCACTGGATGGGGCTACCGGCATACTTGTAAAGACTACACCTCGCTTTTCATCTTTGCCGAGCAGCACAGATCTACAGATAAGAAGGAGATTCACTCAAAATAG